In Hoeflea ulvae, one genomic interval encodes:
- a CDS encoding mechanosensitive ion channel family protein — protein MRFDWLKAALLAAMVLAGSGLAAHSQTVAPAVVPAEEQQVAPAAAPAAAVVSPTVIAAEAELAAAEGNLTRLARRIDENADNDSTLVELKLELEALARSMLDIGVSLRPRMTEIKARIEQLGNSPAEGEPAEPDAIVAERARLIDERALINTLTGRAEAVSVKASDLGDRITEVRRDLFSNTLFKRTEIGPLMLTQSLVAMEDEWTDLVRTYGSWAKFVWTFKWQALLGCIFFSLLAALVFLPGAYRLFGGLLDRDPTDEDPSYTSRLSVAFWATVIPTIAMTALAATIYGLLESFAILRGDIAPVVSSTLAIMVAIFFVSKLARGILAPNMPAWRLVNISNGGARALYLLVVAMVFVNGFDFVEDQLSQSLGSPVVLTVFKGIISVFLMALILIAMAMGKPVVAASGDPADPGRPWPRVISATLLVAGLGLMATAALGYVGLARFAATQIVVTGAILTTMYIGYLSARAISEEGAFAHTVVGRRIEARYHPGHVTLDRTGLAAGLLINLMVLLLGVPMILLLWGFQVQDIELWFYRIMTEIRIGGITISLVGILFGILLFIVGLLATRWFQRWLDSSVMARGGMESGVRNSIKIGVGYLGVAVAGLIGISAAGIDLSSLALVAGALSLGIGFGLQNIVSNFVSGLILLAERPFKVGDWVVTGSTEGFVKKISVRATEIETFSRQSIIVPNSELINAPVGNWTHRNKMGRVDVPVGVSYDADPRRVLEILEEVVRGHDLVLNFPAPGVFFINFGDSSLDFEVKAHIADVLNGMTVRTELRLRIFERLKAEGIEIPFPQRDLNIKLGDQDEPLTVLSEKLMERKAKLAEPSRPSDVAADPEAAQDKPAKRRRPTRAGQDTMGDGSGPAGSDR, from the coding sequence ATGCGCTTTGACTGGTTGAAAGCCGCCCTGCTGGCCGCCATGGTGCTGGCCGGGTCCGGACTTGCCGCCCATTCCCAGACCGTGGCGCCCGCTGTCGTGCCGGCCGAGGAGCAGCAGGTTGCGCCTGCGGCTGCTCCTGCTGCAGCTGTTGTCTCGCCGACCGTGATTGCGGCGGAGGCCGAACTGGCCGCGGCGGAAGGAAACCTCACGCGGCTGGCCCGGCGCATCGACGAAAACGCTGACAACGACAGCACCCTGGTCGAACTCAAGCTCGAACTTGAAGCCCTGGCGCGCAGCATGCTGGATATCGGTGTCTCGCTGCGGCCGCGGATGACGGAAATCAAGGCCCGGATCGAGCAGCTCGGAAACTCCCCGGCGGAAGGCGAGCCGGCCGAACCGGACGCCATTGTTGCAGAACGCGCCCGGCTCATCGACGAGCGCGCGCTGATCAACACGCTCACCGGCCGGGCCGAAGCGGTGTCGGTCAAGGCAAGTGATCTGGGCGACAGGATCACCGAAGTGCGCCGCGACCTGTTTTCCAACACCCTGTTCAAGCGCACCGAAATTGGCCCCTTGATGCTGACCCAGTCGCTGGTTGCGATGGAAGACGAATGGACCGATCTGGTGCGGACCTACGGGTCGTGGGCGAAATTCGTCTGGACCTTCAAATGGCAGGCGCTGCTGGGCTGCATCTTCTTCTCGCTGCTTGCGGCACTGGTGTTCCTGCCGGGAGCCTACCGCCTGTTCGGCGGGCTGCTCGACCGCGATCCGACCGATGAGGACCCGTCTTACACAAGCCGGCTGTCGGTCGCCTTCTGGGCCACCGTCATTCCGACGATCGCGATGACGGCGCTGGCGGCGACAATCTACGGGCTGCTCGAGAGTTTTGCGATCCTGCGCGGCGACATCGCCCCGGTGGTGTCCAGCACGCTGGCGATCATGGTGGCGATCTTCTTTGTCAGCAAGCTGGCACGCGGCATTCTGGCGCCGAACATGCCGGCCTGGCGCCTGGTCAATATTTCCAATGGCGGCGCCCGCGCACTCTACCTGCTGGTGGTGGCGATGGTGTTCGTCAACGGTTTCGATTTCGTCGAGGACCAGCTCAGCCAGTCACTCGGATCCCCGGTGGTGCTGACGGTGTTCAAGGGCATCATCTCGGTGTTCCTGATGGCGCTGATCCTGATTGCCATGGCCATGGGCAAGCCGGTGGTCGCCGCTTCCGGTGATCCCGCCGATCCCGGCCGGCCCTGGCCGCGGGTGATCTCGGCAACGTTGCTGGTCGCCGGCCTGGGGCTGATGGCGACGGCGGCCCTGGGCTATGTCGGACTGGCCCGCTTTGCCGCCACCCAGATCGTGGTCACCGGCGCCATTTTGACGACGATGTATATCGGCTACCTGTCTGCGCGCGCGATCTCGGAAGAGGGGGCATTCGCCCATACCGTGGTCGGGCGGCGGATCGAGGCCCGGTACCATCCGGGCCATGTCACGCTAGACCGCACCGGGCTGGCGGCGGGCCTGTTGATCAACCTGATGGTGCTGCTGCTCGGCGTGCCGATGATCCTGTTGCTGTGGGGCTTCCAGGTCCAGGATATCGAGCTCTGGTTCTACCGGATCATGACCGAGATCCGCATCGGCGGCATCACCATTTCGCTGGTCGGGATCCTTTTCGGCATCCTGCTGTTCATCGTCGGCCTGCTGGCCACGCGCTGGTTCCAGCGCTGGCTCGACAGCAGCGTGATGGCGCGCGGCGGCATGGAATCCGGGGTGCGCAACTCGATCAAGATCGGCGTCGGCTATCTCGGCGTCGCGGTCGCGGGCCTGATCGGCATTTCCGCAGCCGGCATCGACCTTTCAAGCCTGGCTCTGGTTGCCGGTGCCCTGTCGCTGGGCATTGGTTTCGGGCTGCAGAACATCGTCAGCAATTTCGTCTCGGGCCTGATCCTGCTTGCCGAACGGCCGTTCAAGGTCGGCGACTGGGTGGTGACAGGGTCGACGGAGGGTTTCGTCAAGAAGATCTCGGTCCGCGCCACCGAGATCGAGACCTTCTCGCGGCAGTCGATCATCGTGCCCAATTCGGAACTGATCAATGCGCCGGTCGGCAACTGGACCCACCGCAACAAGATGGGCCGCGTCGATGTGCCGGTGGGCGTCAGCTATGACGCCGATCCGCGACGCGTCCTCGAAATCCTCGAGGAGGTGGTGCGCGGACACGATCTGGTGCTGAACTTTCCGGCGCCTGGCGTGTTCTTTATCAATTTCGGCGATTCCTCGCTGGATTTCGAGGTCAAGGCGCATATCGCCGACGTGCTCAACGGCATGACCGTGCGGACCGAATTGCGCCTGCGCATTTTCGAGCGCCTGAAGGCCGAGGGGATTGAAATTCCGTTCCCGCAGCGCGATCTCAACATCAAGCTTGGCGATCAGGACGAACCGCTGACGGTGCTGAGCGAGAAGCTGATGGAGCGGAAGGCCAAGCTTGCCGAACCATCCAGGCCATCGGATGTTGCGGCTGATCCGGAAGCGGCTCAAGACAAACCGGCCAAGCGGCGCAGGCCGACACGGGCCGGGCAGGATACGATGGGAGACGGGTCCGGACCCGCAGGCAGCGACCGGTGA
- a CDS encoding DUF924 family protein, which yields MTETPESVLKFWFEELTSKDWFVKSDEIDRLITERFAELHLAQSREATPEWRATPEARLARIIVLDQFPRNIYRGSPLAFATDRLALNAAKAAIAVGADAATPENRRIFFYMPFEHAESLEEQARAVALCEALGNETYLDYAIKHQDVIKRFGRFPHRNPILGRTSTAEEEAYLAEPGAGF from the coding sequence ATGACTGAAACACCCGAAAGCGTCCTCAAATTCTGGTTCGAGGAACTCACGAGCAAGGACTGGTTCGTCAAGAGCGACGAGATCGACCGCCTCATCACCGAGCGCTTTGCTGAGCTGCATCTTGCCCAGTCGCGCGAGGCAACGCCCGAATGGCGCGCAACGCCGGAGGCGCGGTTGGCGCGGATCATCGTGCTCGACCAGTTCCCGCGCAACATCTATCGCGGCTCGCCACTGGCTTTTGCCACCGACCGTCTGGCGCTCAATGCCGCCAAGGCGGCCATCGCCGTGGGCGCTGATGCCGCCACGCCGGAAAACCGCCGGATCTTCTTCTACATGCCGTTCGAGCATGCCGAAAGTCTCGAGGAACAGGCCCGCGCCGTGGCGCTGTGCGAGGCGCTCGGCAACGAGACTTACCTTGATTACGCGATCAAGCATCAGGACGTGATCAAGCGCTTCGGCCGGTTTCCGCACCGCAACCCGATCCTGGGGCGGACATCGACGGCCGAGGAAGAGGCCTATCTGGCCGAGCCCGGCGCCGGCTTCTAG
- a CDS encoding acetyl/propionyl/methylcrotonyl-CoA carboxylase subunit alpha has translation MITKILIANRGEIACRIIRTARKMGIATVAVYSEADADALHVEMADEAVLIGPAPASESYLKGDAILDAARRTGADAIHPGYGFLSENPGFVDQVDKAGLIFIGPSASAIRAMGLKDAAKALMEKANVPVVPGYHGEAQELVVLAGKANEIGFPVLIKARAGGGGKGMRKVEHQADFPAALSSARREAKASFGDDRVLVEKYVATPRHIEIQVFGDNHGNVVHLFERDCSAQRRHQKVIEEAPAPDMPEDMRAAMGAAAVQAARAINYSGAGTVEFIVDASEGLQADKFWFMEMNTRLQVEHPVTELITGLDLVEWQIRVAGGEALPLRQDQLSINGHAVEARIYAEDAEKGFLPAVGRLAHLAFPDGDVRVDAGVRAGDEISPFYDPMIAKVIAHGKTRAEALGKLAGALGRTEIAGTVTNTAFLTKLCRDADFASGRLDTGLIDRNIDSLTERVSAPEAITALAALAASGMIASPADNPVTAIGPFEIWGAPKRSVILEVEGIASAFTVERESTYTWRITGSALEAGELRLEAVGHRQDDWAFSAGGVTQRCRLVQSGVEVVVFHEGLTHRFGKQQRRRSDDLAAGGDSVVSAMPGIVKQVLVVNGQEVKNGEALVIMEAMKMEMTLSAPRDGVVAEVLVSAGAQVTDGVRLVLLEAAVKAA, from the coding sequence ATGATCACCAAAATCCTCATCGCCAACCGGGGCGAGATTGCTTGCCGGATCATTCGCACGGCGCGGAAAATGGGCATTGCCACGGTGGCGGTCTATTCCGAAGCGGACGCTGACGCGTTGCATGTGGAGATGGCCGATGAAGCGGTGCTGATCGGGCCGGCGCCGGCGTCCGAGAGCTATCTCAAGGGCGACGCCATTCTCGATGCCGCCAGGCGCACCGGCGCGGATGCGATCCATCCGGGCTACGGATTCCTGTCGGAAAATCCGGGCTTTGTCGACCAGGTGGACAAGGCGGGGCTGATCTTCATCGGCCCGTCGGCGTCGGCGATCCGCGCCATGGGATTGAAAGATGCGGCCAAGGCACTGATGGAAAAGGCCAATGTGCCGGTGGTGCCGGGCTATCACGGCGAGGCGCAGGAACTGGTGGTGTTGGCCGGCAAGGCCAACGAGATCGGCTTTCCGGTGCTGATCAAGGCGCGCGCCGGCGGTGGCGGCAAGGGCATGCGCAAGGTCGAGCACCAGGCGGATTTCCCGGCGGCGCTGTCCTCGGCGCGGCGCGAGGCCAAGGCCTCGTTCGGCGATGACCGGGTGCTGGTGGAGAAATATGTCGCCACCCCGCGGCACATCGAAATCCAGGTGTTTGGCGACAATCACGGCAATGTGGTGCACCTGTTCGAGCGCGACTGCTCGGCCCAGCGGCGGCATCAGAAGGTGATCGAGGAAGCGCCGGCGCCTGATATGCCCGAAGACATGCGGGCGGCAATGGGAGCCGCGGCGGTGCAAGCGGCCAGGGCAATCAATTATTCCGGCGCGGGCACGGTCGAGTTCATCGTCGATGCCAGTGAAGGGCTTCAGGCAGACAAGTTCTGGTTCATGGAAATGAACACGCGGCTGCAGGTCGAGCATCCGGTCACCGAGCTGATCACCGGTCTTGATCTGGTCGAATGGCAGATCCGGGTCGCCGGCGGCGAGGCGCTGCCGCTGCGCCAGGATCAGTTGTCGATCAACGGTCATGCGGTGGAAGCGCGGATCTATGCCGAGGACGCGGAAAAGGGGTTTCTGCCGGCGGTCGGGCGGCTTGCGCATCTGGCGTTCCCGGATGGCGACGTCCGGGTGGATGCCGGCGTGCGCGCCGGTGACGAGATCAGCCCGTTTTATGATCCGATGATCGCCAAGGTGATTGCGCATGGCAAGACCCGCGCCGAGGCGCTGGGCAAGCTTGCCGGTGCGCTCGGCCGCACCGAGATTGCCGGAACCGTCACCAACACGGCATTTTTGACCAAGCTCTGCCGGGATGCGGATTTCGCCTCCGGCCGGCTCGACACCGGCTTGATCGACCGCAATATCGACAGCCTGACCGAGCGTGTCTCAGCGCCCGAGGCAATCACCGCGCTGGCGGCGCTGGCCGCATCCGGCATGATTGCGTCGCCTGCGGACAATCCCGTGACGGCGATAGGTCCCTTCGAAATCTGGGGGGCTCCGAAACGCTCGGTGATCCTCGAGGTCGAGGGCATCGCCAGCGCATTCACGGTGGAGCGGGAAAGCACCTACACCTGGCGCATCACCGGCTCCGCGCTTGAAGCGGGCGAGCTGCGTCTGGAAGCGGTTGGGCATCGGCAGGACGACTGGGCCTTTTCGGCCGGCGGCGTCACCCAGCGCTGCAGGCTGGTTCAGAGCGGCGTCGAAGTGGTGGTGTTTCACGAGGGGCTGACCCACCGGTTCGGCAAGCAGCAGCGCAGGCGCAGCGACGATCTGGCCGCGGGCGGCGATTCGGTGGTCTCGGCGATGCCGGGCATCGTCAAGCAGGTGCTGGTGGTGAATGGCCAGGAGGTCAAGAACGGCGAGGCCCTGGTGATCATGGAAGCCATGAAGATGGAGATGACGCTGTCCGCGCCGCGCGATGGCGTGGTGGCCGAAGTGCTGGTCAGCGCCGGTGCGCAGGTCACCGACGGCGTCAGGCTCGTTCTGCTGGAAGCCGCGGTGAAGGCGGCCTGA
- a CDS encoding type II toxin-antitoxin system VapC family toxin → MKNGDHVYLDSNIVITILEHTAPLNHSQERFINALETGQLTGVSSHLTLAECLVKPMRESNEPAIEAVLQFLEHQEHVDLLPVSRDILVKAAGLRAVAGTKLPDAIHLASAVAAGCQTFLSDDKGIRMPPSMARVGFAELSFE, encoded by the coding sequence GTGAAGAATGGCGATCACGTCTATCTGGATTCCAACATCGTGATCACCATTCTCGAACACACCGCGCCGCTGAACCATTCGCAGGAAAGGTTCATCAATGCACTTGAGACCGGACAGCTGACAGGGGTTTCAAGTCATTTGACGCTGGCTGAATGTCTGGTCAAACCGATGCGCGAGAGCAATGAACCGGCGATAGAAGCCGTGCTTCAGTTTCTTGAACATCAGGAGCATGTGGACCTGCTGCCGGTCAGCCGCGACATATTGGTAAAGGCTGCCGGATTGCGGGCGGTTGCCGGCACGAAATTGCCGGATGCAATCCATCTGGCCTCGGCGGTGGCTGCCGGTTGCCAAACATTCCTGAGCGATGACAAGGGTATTCGGATGCCTCCAAGCATGGCCCGCGTCGGGTTTGCGGAATTGAGTTTTGAATGA
- a CDS encoding FitA-like ribbon-helix-helix domain-containing protein, which translates to MEFDIIMISKGVTDMGQIVVRQLEDAVLEAVKSRAKANNRSTEAEVRDIISNAVELPDQTGLRTRKRLSELVGSVSSGRTAEEIVAEIRVLRDEWED; encoded by the coding sequence ATGGAATTTGATATCATTATGATATCAAAAGGAGTGACGGATATGGGCCAGATCGTGGTCAGGCAATTGGAAGATGCAGTATTGGAAGCGGTCAAATCGCGGGCCAAGGCCAACAACCGGTCAACCGAGGCGGAGGTCCGCGATATCATTTCGAATGCGGTCGAGTTGCCGGATCAAACTGGCCTCCGGACCAGAAAACGATTGTCAGAACTGGTGGGGAGCGTGTCGTCGGGCCGCACGGCTGAGGAAATCGTGGCGGAGATCCGCGTACTCCGAGACGAATGGGAGGATTGA
- a CDS encoding alpha/beta fold hydrolase codes for MTWQTPETFLFEGHSIRWGSLGEGEPLVLMHGTPFWSYEWARLAPLLARGRKVYFFDMLGYGNSDRPDGDVSLGVQNRIFAALVTHWGLSRPDVVAHDFGGATALRAHLIDGVAYNSLTLIDPVAIRPWGSPLVQHVKHHEAAFAGMPGYMHEAILPAYLKSAMKRDATDGTLAPYADQWAGAEKQASFYRQIAQMDQRFTDEVQDRYGEIRCPVLILWGEDDEWIPIERGRELHAMIPGSDFISVPGAGHLMQEDAPEAIAFHLQAFLKSQGR; via the coding sequence ATGACCTGGCAGACACCGGAAACATTCTTGTTCGAGGGCCACAGCATCCGCTGGGGATCGCTTGGGGAAGGTGAGCCGCTTGTGCTGATGCATGGGACGCCGTTCTGGTCCTACGAATGGGCGCGGCTGGCGCCGTTGCTGGCGCGGGGACGCAAGGTCTATTTTTTCGACATGCTCGGCTACGGCAATTCCGACCGGCCGGATGGTGACGTTTCGCTGGGTGTCCAAAACCGGATATTCGCGGCACTGGTGACACATTGGGGGCTGAGCCGTCCGGATGTGGTGGCGCATGATTTCGGCGGTGCGACAGCCTTGCGGGCGCATCTGATCGACGGGGTCGCGTACAACAGCCTGACCCTGATCGATCCCGTGGCCATCCGTCCCTGGGGCTCGCCGCTGGTGCAGCATGTCAAACACCATGAGGCAGCCTTTGCCGGCATGCCGGGCTACATGCATGAAGCCATTCTGCCGGCCTATCTCAAGTCTGCGATGAAGCGGGACGCGACGGACGGGACACTGGCGCCTTATGCCGATCAGTGGGCTGGCGCGGAAAAACAGGCATCGTTCTACCGCCAGATCGCGCAGATGGACCAGCGTTTTACCGACGAGGTTCAGGACCGGTATGGAGAGATCCGCTGCCCGGTGCTGATCCTGTGGGGCGAGGACGATGAATGGATCCCGATCGAAAGAGGCCGGGAACTGCATGCCATGATACCCGGGTCGGATTTCATATCCGTTCCCGGGGCCGGTCATCTGATGCAGGAAGATGCACCGGAAGCCATCGCGTTTCATCTCCAGGCATTTCTGAAATCGCAAGGACGATAG
- a CDS encoding carboxyl transferase domain-containing protein — translation MSIIQSKISTGSQAFKDNAAKMQVQIAETAEAAALHGQGGPEASRERHVGRGKLLPRERVATLLDADSPFLEVGLFAAHGLYGGDIASAGLIAGVGRVRGRDVMVVCNDATVKGGTYYPLTVKKHLRAQEIALENNLPCVYLVDSGGANLPNQDEVFPDRDHFGRIFFNQANMSAKGIAQIAVVMGSCTAGGAYVPAMSDETIIVRDQGTIFLAGPPLVKAATGEVVSAEDLGGGDVHTRLSGVADHLADNDAHALELARQAVANLNDRGKAGLCQMDIQTPEDPLYDPAEIAGIIPADTRQPYDIREVIARMVDGSRFDEFKARYGTTIVCGFAHVLGMPVGIVANNGVLFSESAVKAAHFIELCSQRKIPLVFLQNITGFMVGQKYEAGGIAKDGAKMVTAVATTQVPKITMIVGGSFGAGNYGMCGRAYSPRFLWTWPNSRISVMGGEQAAGVLATVKRDAIERKGGEWSAKDEAEFKRPTIEMFETQSHPLYASARLWDDGIINPLKSREILALSLSTALNAPVEETKFGVFRM, via the coding sequence ATGTCCATCATCCAATCCAAGATCTCGACCGGCTCGCAGGCGTTCAAGGACAACGCCGCGAAGATGCAGGTGCAGATCGCCGAAACAGCCGAGGCCGCAGCGCTGCACGGGCAGGGTGGGCCGGAGGCCTCGCGCGAGCGCCATGTCGGACGCGGCAAGCTGCTGCCGCGCGAGCGGGTGGCGACATTGCTGGATGCGGATTCGCCGTTTCTGGAAGTGGGGCTCTTTGCGGCGCACGGGCTTTATGGCGGCGACATTGCGTCGGCCGGGCTGATCGCCGGTGTCGGCCGGGTCAGGGGCCGCGACGTGATGGTTGTCTGCAACGACGCCACGGTGAAGGGCGGCACCTATTATCCGCTGACGGTGAAGAAGCATCTGCGCGCCCAGGAAATCGCGCTCGAAAACAATCTGCCTTGCGTTTACCTGGTCGATTCGGGCGGCGCCAATCTGCCCAACCAGGACGAGGTGTTTCCCGACCGGGATCATTTCGGCCGGATTTTCTTCAACCAGGCAAACATGAGCGCCAAAGGGATTGCGCAGATCGCCGTGGTGATGGGCTCGTGCACGGCGGGAGGCGCCTATGTGCCGGCGATGAGCGACGAGACCATCATCGTGCGCGATCAGGGCACTATCTTTCTGGCCGGGCCGCCGCTGGTCAAGGCCGCTACCGGGGAAGTGGTGAGTGCCGAGGATCTTGGTGGTGGTGATGTGCACACGCGGCTGTCGGGCGTGGCCGACCATCTGGCCGACAATGATGCCCACGCTCTGGAACTGGCGCGGCAGGCTGTGGCCAATCTCAATGACCGGGGCAAAGCAGGGCTGTGCCAGATGGATATTCAGACGCCGGAAGATCCGCTTTATGATCCGGCCGAGATTGCCGGGATCATTCCTGCCGACACGCGCCAGCCCTATGATATTCGCGAGGTGATTGCCCGCATGGTCGACGGCTCGCGCTTTGACGAGTTCAAGGCGCGCTATGGCACCACGATCGTTTGCGGCTTTGCCCATGTGTTGGGCATGCCGGTGGGCATTGTCGCCAACAATGGCGTGCTGTTTTCCGAAAGTGCGGTGAAGGCGGCGCATTTCATCGAGCTGTGCTCGCAGCGCAAGATCCCGCTGGTGTTCCTGCAAAACATCACCGGCTTCATGGTGGGCCAGAAATACGAGGCCGGCGGCATCGCCAAGGACGGCGCCAAGATGGTCACCGCCGTGGCAACGACGCAGGTGCCGAAAATCACCATGATTGTGGGCGGCTCGTTTGGCGCGGGCAATTACGGCATGTGCGGCCGGGCCTATTCACCGCGCTTCCTGTGGACCTGGCCCAACAGCCGGATCTCTGTGATGGGCGGCGAACAGGCGGCAGGTGTGCTCGCCACCGTCAAGCGCGACGCCATCGAGCGCAAGGGCGGCGAATGGTCGGCAAAAGACGAGGCCGAATTCAAACGGCCGACAATCGAGATGTTCGAGACCCAAAGCCATCCGCTCTACGCCTCCGCAAGGCTGTGGGACGACGGCATTATCAACCCGCTGAAGAGCCGCGAGATCCTGGCGCTGAGCCTGTCGACGGCGCTCAATGCGCCGGTGGAAGAGACCAAGTTTGGCGTGTTCAGGATGTGA
- a CDS encoding type II toxin-antitoxin system VapC family toxin produces the protein MNVILDASAVLAGLKNEPGAELFWKRSVGSRICSVNLAEVVSKLIDIGSKPEIAVEDVAALRLDVVSFDADTALLAGRLRTDTRHRGLSLGDRACLALAIREKATALTADRNWADLDLPCKVELIR, from the coding sequence GTGAACGTTATTCTGGATGCGTCAGCGGTCCTTGCCGGATTGAAAAATGAACCCGGCGCTGAGTTGTTTTGGAAACGGTCGGTAGGATCGCGGATTTGTTCGGTAAATCTTGCGGAAGTCGTTTCCAAACTTATCGACATAGGGAGCAAGCCTGAAATCGCTGTAGAGGATGTAGCGGCCCTTCGTCTCGATGTGGTGTCGTTTGATGCCGATACCGCTCTGTTGGCAGGTCGTTTGCGTACCGATACGCGCCATCGCGGGTTGTCTCTGGGAGACCGGGCCTGCCTTGCGCTTGCCATCAGGGAGAAAGCGACGGCATTGACCGCAGATCGAAACTGGGCCGATCTCGACCTGCCTTGCAAAGTGGAGCTTATTCGCTGA
- a CDS encoding AbrB/MazE/SpoVT family DNA-binding domain-containing protein produces MMTRREKETGFAETGQSGYDPAFGEVKKPMLDRVKLGEGGRLVIPAAMREALGVKPGDELALEVADGELKIKPYLAVIREIQARVQELVPPGVDIVEDFLAERREEQRRSDERFERLHREGMAMREKDK; encoded by the coding sequence ATGATGACGAGGCGCGAGAAAGAGACAGGCTTCGCCGAAACGGGCCAGTCGGGTTACGACCCGGCGTTCGGGGAAGTGAAAAAGCCGATGCTCGACCGCGTGAAGCTCGGCGAAGGCGGGCGGCTTGTCATCCCGGCAGCGATGCGTGAGGCGCTCGGGGTCAAGCCGGGCGATGAGCTGGCGCTGGAAGTCGCGGATGGAGAGCTGAAGATCAAGCCCTATCTTGCGGTGATCAGGGAAATCCAGGCTCGTGTACAAGAGCTCGTTCCGCCGGGTGTGGATATTGTTGAGGACTTCCTGGCAGAGCGCCGGGAAGAGCAGCGAAGGTCTGATGAGCGTTTTGAACGCTTGCATCGCGAAGGAATGGCCATGCGGGAAAAAGATAAGTGA
- a CDS encoding isovaleryl-CoA dehydrogenase — MFTTSMNFGHGEDIDALRDTVSRFANDRIAPVAEATDRENAFPDHLWQEMGALGLLGMTADPDFGGTGMSYLAHVVAMEEISRASASIGLSYGAHSNLCVNQINRWGTTAQKERYLPKLCSGENVGALAMSEPGSGSDVVSMKLRAEKLNDRYVLNGNKMWITNGPDANTLVVYAKTDPEAKSRGITAFLIEKGMAGFSTAQKLDKLGMRGSNTCELVFEDCEVPFDNVLGQEGEGVKILMSGLDYERVVLSGGPLGIMAAAMDVVVPYCHERKQFGEPIGNFQLMQGKLADMYTTMNACRAYVYAVAQACDRGETSRKDAAGCILYAAEKATQVALEAIQALGGNGYINDYPTGRLLRDAKLYEIGAGTSEVRRMLIGREMMAETA, encoded by the coding sequence ATGTTCACGACGAGCATGAATTTTGGCCATGGCGAAGACATTGACGCGTTGCGGGACACGGTGTCCCGTTTTGCCAATGACCGCATCGCACCGGTGGCGGAGGCAACCGATCGGGAGAATGCGTTTCCCGATCACCTGTGGCAGGAAATGGGCGCGCTCGGCCTGCTCGGCATGACCGCGGATCCCGATTTCGGCGGCACCGGCATGAGCTATCTGGCGCATGTGGTGGCGATGGAAGAAATCAGCCGCGCGTCGGCCTCGATCGGGCTCTCCTACGGCGCCCATTCCAATCTCTGCGTCAACCAGATCAACCGCTGGGGCACGACGGCGCAGAAGGAGCGCTATCTGCCAAAACTGTGCTCGGGCGAAAATGTCGGTGCGCTGGCGATGAGCGAGCCGGGCTCGGGATCGGACGTGGTGTCGATGAAGCTGCGGGCCGAAAAGCTCAATGACCGCTACGTGCTCAACGGCAACAAGATGTGGATTACCAACGGACCCGACGCCAACACGCTGGTGGTTTATGCCAAGACCGATCCGGAAGCCAAATCGCGCGGCATCACCGCCTTCCTGATCGAAAAGGGCATGGCCGGGTTCTCGACCGCGCAGAAGCTCGACAAGCTGGGCATGCGCGGCTCCAACACCTGCGAACTGGTGTTTGAGGACTGCGAAGTGCCGTTTGACAATGTGCTCGGCCAGGAAGGCGAGGGCGTCAAGATCCTGATGTCGGGATTGGACTACGAGCGCGTGGTGCTGTCGGGCGGGCCGCTCGGCATCATGGCGGCGGCGATGGATGTGGTGGTGCCCTATTGCCATGAGCGCAAGCAGTTCGGCGAACCGATCGGCAATTTCCAGCTGATGCAGGGCAAGCTCGCCGACATGTACACGACGATGAATGCCTGCCGGGCCTATGTCTATGCGGTGGCGCAGGCCTGCGATCGTGGCGAAACCAGCCGCAAGGATGCGGCGGGCTGCATTCTCTACGCGGCGGAAAAGGCGACGCAGGTGGCGCTGGAAGCCATCCAGGCGCTGGGCGGCAATGGCTATATCAATGACTACCCGACCGGCCGGCTGCTGCGCGACGCCAAGCTCTATGAAATCGGCGCAGGCACGAGCGAGGTGCGCCGCATGCTGATCGGGCGCGAGATGATGGCGGAGACCGCATGA